In Myxococcales bacterium, a single genomic region encodes these proteins:
- a CDS encoding sigma-70 family RNA polymerase sigma factor, whose translation MNDAPPTVADDVLVRAVAAGDVAAVGLLYDRHAGLLLALAFRIVRDRAESEDVVHDAFVALSDRAGRYSSERGSVVAWFVTLTRNLAIDRTRRRDRRSAIAHDVLVYEPSPSVRDAETLVALEGERVRVERALATLPAAQRRTLETAFFEGLSYPEIAERENLPLGTIKSRAARALAALRSALATEGLRPG comes from the coding sequence ATGAACGACGCGCCGCCGACAGTCGCAGACGACGTGCTCGTCCGTGCCGTTGCGGCCGGCGACGTCGCCGCCGTGGGGCTCCTCTACGATCGGCACGCGGGGCTCCTCTTGGCGCTCGCCTTTCGCATCGTGCGCGATCGGGCCGAGTCGGAGGACGTTGTGCACGACGCCTTCGTCGCCTTGAGCGATCGCGCCGGCCGCTATTCGAGCGAGCGCGGCAGCGTTGTGGCGTGGTTCGTGACCTTGACGCGCAACCTCGCCATCGACCGGACGCGTCGCCGCGACCGTCGGAGCGCTATCGCGCACGATGTCCTCGTGTACGAACCGTCGCCGAGCGTGCGGGACGCTGAAACGCTCGTCGCCCTCGAAGGCGAACGCGTGCGTGTGGAGCGGGCCCTCGCCACCTTGCCGGCGGCGCAGCGGCGGACCCTGGAAACCGCGTTCTTCGAGGGGCTGTCCTACCCGGAGATCGCGGAGCGTGAAAACTTGCCGCTCGGCACCATTAAGTCCCGGGCCGCGCGGGCGCTGGCGGCGCTGCGGTCGGCCCTCGCGACCGAGGGGCTGCGCCCCGGTTGA
- a CDS encoding cysteine hydrolase gives MDEDPKDEAAADLLAFALGARPERVTDALVAYEPALASALPQVREDLAALALALAPAPAPPGLRQRILRSVSARARPARPALVVLDMMVDHLRPGGGGEVPRARAIVPDLRARIEAARAASMPVVYVVDVHEAWDTDTDLIDGWGAHNLAGTDGAEVWPELAPIPGDPVIAKSTYNAFTGSRLGEVLDELRVDELILTGCLTELGIMATATAGFERGFAVTVPRELQAGAHEALERAALTAIALMAPYGPARAARLRAFAEAP, from the coding sequence ATGGACGAGGATCCCAAGGACGAAGCTGCGGCCGACTTGTTGGCCTTCGCCCTCGGCGCGCGCCCCGAGCGCGTCACCGATGCGCTCGTCGCGTACGAGCCAGCGCTAGCGTCCGCGTTGCCTCAAGTGCGCGAAGATCTCGCCGCGTTGGCCCTCGCGCTTGCACCGGCGCCTGCGCCTCCGGGCCTCCGGCAGCGCATCCTCCGGAGTGTCAGCGCGCGGGCTCGGCCCGCCCGACCGGCGCTCGTCGTGCTCGACATGATGGTGGACCACCTGCGACCCGGCGGAGGGGGCGAAGTTCCGCGAGCGCGGGCCATCGTCCCCGACCTCAGGGCTCGCATCGAAGCGGCCCGCGCCGCGTCGATGCCGGTCGTCTACGTCGTAGACGTGCACGAGGCCTGGGACACCGACACCGATCTCATCGACGGCTGGGGCGCTCATAACCTGGCCGGCACCGACGGGGCTGAGGTCTGGCCTGAGCTCGCGCCCATACCGGGCGACCCCGTGATCGCCAAGTCGACCTACAACGCCTTCACGGGCTCCAGGCTCGGCGAGGTGCTCGACGAGCTCCGCGTGGACGAGCTCATTTTGACCGGCTGCCTCACCGAACTCGGCATCATGGCCACGGCCACGGCCGGCTTCGAAAGGGGGTTCGCCGTGACCGTGCCGCGCGAGCTCCAGGCCGGAGCCCACGAGGCGCTCGAACGAGCGGCCCTCACGGCCATCGCTCTCATGGCTCCCTACGGGCCGGCGCGCGCGGCGCGCCTCCGGGCCTTCGCTGAGGCGCCATGA
- a CDS encoding DUF1508 domain-containing protein: MFTLQSSRLALILALCVPALACGGTPEEVAQEEAAAESEAELNARTARFETFVGFDGKSYFELIAGNGKNVLRSEGYASHSNAERGIEGLMRVGQDASAYRIKEAKNGEFYFNVVAKNGETVSSSELYGTASNAQRGARTARALLVALGHPVTAPAPKTPRFELYRDAQNKARFRLRAANGELVLSSQAYASKASAHNGIASVVENGQDSLRFDLIEGDEGSVRIRLLALNGAIVAHGESYASRFNAERAVARIGELLADGVPVVEQ, from the coding sequence ATGTTCACCCTTCAATCGAGCCGCTTGGCCTTGATCCTCGCCCTCTGTGTCCCCGCCCTTGCTTGCGGAGGGACCCCCGAAGAGGTCGCTCAAGAGGAGGCCGCGGCCGAATCCGAAGCGGAGCTCAACGCTCGCACCGCCCGCTTCGAGACGTTCGTCGGCTTCGACGGCAAGTCCTACTTCGAGCTCATCGCCGGCAACGGCAAGAACGTGCTTCGGTCTGAGGGCTACGCCAGCCACTCGAACGCCGAGCGCGGCATCGAGGGCCTCATGCGCGTGGGCCAAGACGCGTCGGCGTATCGCATCAAAGAAGCGAAGAACGGCGAGTTCTACTTCAACGTCGTGGCCAAGAACGGCGAGACGGTGTCGTCCAGCGAGCTCTACGGGACCGCCTCGAACGCCCAGCGCGGCGCTCGCACCGCGCGCGCCCTTCTCGTCGCGCTCGGTCACCCGGTTACCGCGCCTGCGCCCAAGACTCCGCGCTTCGAGCTCTACCGCGACGCGCAAAACAAGGCGCGCTTCCGCCTGCGTGCGGCCAACGGCGAGTTGGTGCTCTCGTCGCAGGCCTACGCGAGCAAAGCGTCGGCGCACAACGGCATCGCGTCGGTCGTCGAAAACGGGCAAGACTCGCTTCGCTTCGACCTGATCGAGGGCGATGAAGGTTCGGTACGTATCCGCCTGCTGGCCTTGAACGGCGCGATTGTGGCCCACGGCGAGTCCTACGCGTCGCGGTTCAACGCGGAGCGCGCCGTGGCCCGCATCGGCGAGCTCTTGGCGGACGGCGTGCCGGTCGTCGAGCAATAG
- a CDS encoding protein kinase yields the protein MSLTQGDVLDGKYVIERMLGKGGMGAVYVAYEEHLGRRVAIKVLLPEAAANAEAVTRFEREGRAAAALESDHVTRIFAVGRLASGSPYIVMELLDGHDLAEALTKGGPLSPSDVVAIMLDACDALAEAHARGIVHRDMKPANLFFSKRANGTQTIKVLDFGISKATGAGAPQQGLTGTAMMGTPYYMSPEQIREARDVDGRTDIWALGITMYELLVGTLPFSGNSLADLCVAILTTPHVPAAMRRADIPPELDAIINRCLCKDAAGRFANATELRAALQQLAGGHVSSPQLSVRLASSPQFGGAGTGPGTPFPPGAPFAHGTPFPQGGGTPYPGAPSNGGFAGGHPGSHLGSHPGSHPGTVDPVSQTPSPKPPTSNAGLVVGAVIAGVVLLGGAGFAVRAALAPATALTAKPADAGAALASSAEPLDAATAPSIPTTLAPLQSADAPAPRRRPASSSARPTASAPTPSAGPSAPVPPTPPLTTKPVTLPAGPPPIPIDRR from the coding sequence ATGAGCCTCACGCAAGGAGACGTTCTCGACGGCAAATACGTCATCGAGCGCATGCTGGGCAAAGGCGGCATGGGGGCCGTCTACGTTGCTTACGAGGAGCACCTCGGTCGGCGCGTGGCCATCAAGGTTTTGCTTCCCGAGGCCGCCGCCAACGCGGAGGCGGTCACCCGCTTCGAACGCGAAGGACGAGCCGCCGCCGCGCTCGAGAGCGATCACGTCACGCGCATCTTCGCCGTCGGCCGCCTCGCGAGCGGCTCGCCGTACATCGTGATGGAGCTGCTCGATGGCCACGATCTGGCCGAGGCGCTCACCAAGGGCGGTCCGCTCTCGCCAAGTGATGTTGTCGCGATCATGCTGGACGCCTGCGATGCCCTCGCCGAGGCACACGCGCGCGGCATCGTTCACCGCGACATGAAGCCAGCGAACCTCTTCTTCTCGAAACGCGCCAACGGCACGCAAACGATCAAGGTGCTCGACTTCGGCATTTCCAAAGCGACGGGCGCCGGAGCACCGCAGCAAGGGCTCACCGGCACGGCGATGATGGGCACGCCCTATTACATGTCGCCGGAGCAAATTCGCGAAGCGCGCGACGTCGACGGGCGAACGGACATCTGGGCCCTTGGCATCACGATGTACGAGCTCTTGGTGGGCACCCTGCCCTTCTCCGGCAACAGCCTCGCCGACTTGTGCGTGGCGATCTTGACGACGCCTCACGTGCCGGCGGCCATGCGCCGCGCGGATATTCCGCCGGAGCTCGACGCCATCATCAATCGCTGCTTGTGCAAGGACGCCGCGGGCCGCTTCGCCAATGCCACCGAGCTACGCGCCGCGCTCCAACAACTTGCCGGCGGGCACGTTTCGTCGCCTCAGCTCTCCGTCAGGTTGGCGTCTTCGCCGCAGTTTGGCGGCGCCGGCACAGGGCCCGGAACCCCCTTCCCACCGGGCGCGCCCTTCGCGCACGGCACGCCGTTTCCGCAGGGTGGCGGGACTCCGTACCCTGGCGCTCCGAGCAACGGGGGCTTCGCAGGCGGGCACCCCGGCTCGCATCTCGGCTCGCATCCCGGCTCGCATCCCGGGACCGTCGACCCGGTCTCGCAGACGCCCAGTCCTAAGCCACCGACCTCCAACGCAGGGCTCGTCGTAGGCGCCGTCATCGCGGGCGTCGTGCTGCTTGGTGGTGCCGGATTCGCCGTCCGCGCCGCGCTCGCCCCAGCCACGGCCCTCACCGCCAAGCCGGCAGACGCGGGCGCGGCGCTCGCATCATCGGCCGAACCTCTTGATGCGGCGACGGCGCCCTCGATCCCGACGACGCTGGCCCCGCTCCAGAGCGCCGATGCACCGGCGCCACGCAGGCGCCCGGCGAGTTCGAGCGCTCGGCCCACCGCGTCGGCGCCAACGCCCTCGGCAGGGCCCTCGGCGCCGGTCCCCCCCACGCCCCCCCTAACCACGAAGCCTGTTACCCTTCCGGCGGGACCGCCGCCCATCCCGATTGATCGACGATGA
- a CDS encoding HTTM domain-containing protein, with product MFPRTPALRWPRRPVASAETLAAFRIAVGIALLFSTELHAGSSFADLPAAMRIAPEGLGWFVAVAPISKAIALAVRAVAVAAAAATILGLYTQAATLALCFSSFYLLAIGQLGGTVVHNMHLVWFAAILAASPAGDALSVDRFRESVPSPDARYGVPVWTARILFACVYFFPGLHKVMTQGLQWASAENLSLQLYWKWFEWNEVPAFRLDQHPTLLQLGGFATLAFELGFPFLLVSRPTRLAAAVLGVAFHMATDRLLHVAFSSLWICYPVLVDWPRRQRHQPDTRGTASPWPRAAVAVGALLVLPTLAQGLRGKTDAFPFACYPTFAHRASDTIPDLTIVSVGADGAHTEIAHGRDARGLRSQAHWGLVWALVGATAPLDEARLHAYVAGLGPGSMWPPGGTVELWRSEFAVSPDARGRPAVRATKLTSLNATRLRPGPTTP from the coding sequence GTGTTCCCACGCACCCCTGCGTTGCGCTGGCCTCGCCGCCCCGTCGCCAGCGCCGAGACGCTCGCAGCGTTTCGTATCGCCGTCGGCATTGCGCTTCTCTTCTCGACAGAGCTCCACGCCGGTTCGAGCTTTGCGGACCTGCCGGCAGCGATGCGCATCGCGCCCGAGGGCCTCGGCTGGTTCGTGGCGGTCGCGCCCATCAGCAAGGCCATCGCCCTAGCCGTCCGTGCCGTCGCCGTCGCGGCGGCGGCGGCGACGATCCTTGGACTCTACACACAAGCAGCGACGCTCGCGCTGTGCTTCTCGAGCTTCTACCTTCTGGCGATCGGTCAGCTCGGTGGCACGGTCGTCCACAACATGCACCTCGTGTGGTTCGCCGCGATCCTCGCCGCGAGCCCCGCCGGCGACGCCCTGAGCGTCGACCGCTTCAGAGAGTCTGTTCCGTCACCCGACGCTCGCTACGGCGTCCCCGTGTGGACCGCGCGCATCCTCTTCGCGTGCGTTTACTTCTTCCCCGGCCTCCACAAAGTCATGACGCAGGGCCTCCAGTGGGCGAGCGCCGAGAACCTGTCGCTCCAACTTTACTGGAAGTGGTTCGAGTGGAACGAGGTGCCAGCGTTCCGCTTGGATCAGCACCCGACGCTCCTCCAACTCGGCGGCTTCGCGACGCTCGCGTTCGAACTCGGCTTCCCCTTCCTTCTCGTGAGCCGCCCGACGCGCCTCGCGGCGGCGGTGCTCGGCGTCGCGTTTCACATGGCGACCGATCGGCTGCTCCACGTCGCGTTCTCGAGTCTTTGGATCTGTTACCCCGTGCTCGTCGATTGGCCGCGCCGACAGCGCCACCAACCGGACACCCGTGGCACCGCGTCACCCTGGCCTCGCGCTGCGGTTGCGGTCGGCGCGCTCCTCGTCTTACCGACGCTCGCTCAAGGCTTGCGAGGCAAGACCGACGCGTTTCCCTTCGCCTGTTACCCGACCTTCGCCCATCGCGCGTCCGACACGATCCCTGATCTGACGATCGTGTCCGTGGGCGCCGACGGCGCGCACACCGAGATCGCTCACGGGCGCGACGCGCGGGGCCTTCGTTCACAAGCCCACTGGGGTCTCGTTTGGGCACTCGTGGGCGCGACGGCCCCGCTCGACGAGGCGCGGCTCCACGCCTACGTCGCAGGCCTCGGTCCCGGGTCGATGTGGCCGCCCGGCGGCACCGTGGAGCTGTGGCGCAGCGAATTCGCCGTCTCGCCCGACGCGCGGGGGCGGCCCGCCGTGCGGGCGACGAAGCTCACGTCGCTGAACGCGACGCGGCTTCGTCCTGGGCCGACCACGCCATGA